Within Pelistega ratti, the genomic segment TTTCTGTTAACTGTTAATATTTTTATATTTGGCCCTATTGCTTTAGTAGTGGCAACACAAATAGGTGCAAGTAATCGATTGAATATTAATATTCCCTATCTTTTTTTATTAGCTGCTATCTGGGCACCTATTGTTGAGGAATTCCTTTTCCGATTTGGATTAAGAAAACCTAAAATGGCTTTGTATATCGTACCTTTGCTAACAAGTGTTATCTTGATGGGACGAGGGGTGTTAAGTATAGGGATTGTTGTGGTATTATTGAGCTTATTACTGATTTTAGATTTATCGCGTCAGACAGGGAATAAGCAAGCATTACCTTTTAAATGGCGCCGTTGGTATCGACATTATTTCCCTTGGTTTTTTCATGGCTCTGTATTGCTATTTGCTATGATGCACTTGGGTAATTATGATTTCAAACAAGGCATATCATTTTTATTATTACCATTGCTGATTTTACCACAATGGCTATCAGGGTTAGTATTAGCGTGGATGCGTGTCAGGGATAGCTTTGCTTGTGCTGTAGTGATGCATTCCCTTTTTAACGGTATTCCCGTACTATTTGCGTGGTTAATCAAAACATTTTTACCTTTAGAACAAGTGTCTTTGATATTTTTCTAAAGATAGACTAAAAACAATTTATTTTAAGGATAATTATGGCTTTACAATGTGGGATTGTGGGTTTACCCAATGTTGGAAAATCAACGCTTTTTAATGCATTAACCAAAGCAGGTATTGCAGCAGAAAATTACCCGTTCTGTACGATTGAACCTAATGTTGGTATTGTTGAAGTACCTGATGATCGTCTCAAAAAATTAGCAGAAATTGTTAAACCTGAACGTATTTTACCTGCAACAGTAGAATTTGTGGATATTGCAGGGCTTGTGGCGGGGGCTTCTAAAGGTGAGGGTTTGGGTAATCAATTTTTAGCCAATATCCGAGAAACAGATGCGGTTGTTCATGTTGTGCGTTGTTTTGAAGATGCCAATGTCGTACACGTAGCAGGTAAAATTGATCCAATCAATGATATTGAAGTAATTAATACAGAATTAGCTTTAGCAGATTTAGCAAGTGCAGAAAAAGCCTTATTAAAATCACAAAAAGTAGCACGAGCAGGCGATAAAGAGGCACAGAAACTGGTAGCGGTGCTTGAGAAAATTGTTCCTGTTTTAAATGAGGCGAAAGCTATTCGTTCAATTGGATTAGATCCAGAAGAATTAGCCTTATTAAAACCTTATGGGTTTATCACTGCAAAACCAGCTATGTATGTAGCAAATGTTAAAGAAGATGGTTTTCAGGATAATCCTCATCTCACGGCTGTTCAGCAATATGCCGCAGCAGAAAATGCTCCTGTTGTAGCGGTATGTGCAGCGATTGAAGCAGAAATTGCTGATTTAGAAGACGAAGATAAAGAAATGTTCCTTGCTGACATGGGTATGGATGAGCCGGGACTTAATCGTGTGATTCGTGCTGGATTTAAATTATTAGGGCTACAAACTTACTTTACCGCAGGTGTAAAAGAAGTGCGTGCTTGGACAATCCATATTGGTGATACAGCACCTAAAGCAGCAGGTGTTATTCACTCTGATTTTGAGCGAGGCTTTATCCGTGCACAAACCATTGCTTATGAAGACTTTATTCAGTATAAAGGTGAGCAAGGGGCAAAAGAAGCAGGTAAGATGCGCGCTGAAGGAAAAGAATATATCGTAAAAGATGGAGATGTATTAAATTTCTTATTTAATGTGTAGTAGCGTCAGTACAAAAGGGATTGAATGATCCCTTTTGTGCCAGCAATAGTAGTAAAAATTGGCTAAAAGGCTAGATATACATGAAAAAGTGGTTTAAGCGAATTGTTATCGGTTGTGTCGTGTGTTTAATTGCTGCCTTTATTGGGATAGCGATTTTTATTTTAAATTTTGACCCATCAGCATATAAAGATAAGCTCGCAAAGATGGTGAAAGAACAGTACAACCGAGAATTAGTGGTCAATGGTAAGATTGAATTATCCTTATTTCCCCGGATAGGGCTGACCGTTAATGATATTGCTTTATCTGAGCCTAATAGTCCCATTATTTTTACTGAAGTCAAAACGGCTCGTATGGCGGTTGCTTTATGGCCGTTGATAAGTAATCGGTTTTTAGTGGATCATCTTGATGTAAACGGTTTTACAACAACCATTAGTCGAGATGAGCAAGGTAATTTTAATTTTGAAGATTTAATCCGTTATTCTTTATTTCAGCAACAAGAGATAGCCTCCTCTAAAAACACCTCTCTTGAAGAGCGTGTGGCGAATACTGACTTTAAAATTGATATTGCAGGTCTTACACTCAATGATGGTCAAATAATCTATAAAGATGGAAAATTTAATAGTCAAACCCAACTAAACAATATGACCATTAGAACGGGGCGTATCACCGCTGGACAAGCCTTTGATTTGAGCTTAACAGCCGATGTGGTAGGTGATAAGCCACAACTAAAGAGTCAATTAGAAATAAATGGGTTAATGTCACTAGATCCTATTGCTAAACGCTATGCTTTTAATCGCCTAGAAGCGAATTTTAAAGGACAATGGGATCAGCTTAATCTTAATCAGGCTACGGTTAAAGGTAATGTTGTTATTGATGTGCTAGCAGATGCCTTAACAGGGACAGATATAGATGTTAGTGTTCGTGGTCAAGGAACAGATACGTCTAATATTAAACAGTTTACAACTAATCTAGTTGCACCAACACTTGAATATAATATACCTAGATTAAGCCTTGTTCTTAATGGATTTAAATTAAATTCTACTTTAGAGCGTAAAGATAGCCAGGGATTGTCGCTAGAATTAAGTGCGCCTACGTTAAATATTTCACCCTCACAAGCAGGGGGGGATCCGTTGCGTGGAGAGCTGACATTAAGTAGTAATGTACAACGGGCAAATTTAGCCTTTTCATTAGAAAAAATAACAGGTACAGCCAGCGAATTAAATGTCGATAATATCAATTTATCAGGTATTTACTATATTGCACCTGAGCGATCATTGGCAATTAATCTACAATCACCTGGTACGATTTCTTTATTAGAGCAGTTAATTGCATTGCCCTCTATTGAAGGAGAATTAAGTCTTCGTGAGCAAGCAAAAGGAGAGCAAACTATTCCCTTGCGAGGAAATGTACAGACCTATGTACGAGATCAAAAAAGTCAATTCTTCCTAACAGCTCAATTGCCACCTGGTAATGTTGATGTAAAAGGCAGTATCCATAATTTATTTCACCCTAAAGTATTTTTTGATGTATCAGGTGAAAAGCTTGATTTAAAAGCCTTTTTAGAGGATATACGCTTACCATTAAGTGGTTTAGCAAGCTCTTCTTCTGATAGACAGCAAATAGAGCGCGCTCAGACAATATCGGATAACCGTACAGAAGTTGTTGTGCCAGAAAGTGTTATATCAGCTTCTCGCCCTACATTAACATTTAAGCAAGAATTACTTTCTCGATTAAGTGGTGTTGGTACATTTAACTTTAAACAAGTATTTTATGATGATATGACACTTGAGCATTTGGGGGCGACCCTCAACTTTAATCATCATGATATTGAAGTGAAATCAGTAAGAGCCAAGCTATTTAATGGTGATCTCTATGCAAATGGTGAATATGCCTTGGGTAAACAAACGCTTAAAGGCGATATAAAACTATCCAATCTACAATTAGATACTGTGTTCCGTGATATGAATGTATCACCTATTATGAATGGTACAGCTGATGCTAATATACTTTTTTCTTCTTTTGGAGAAACAGAACAAGTATTACGAGAGCATTTACAGGCAGAGATTAAATTAACCGCGACTAAGGGACATTTTAATGGTATCGATGTTGATGCCATATTAAATCACCCCGATGATTACATTGACCCATGGGAATTATCAGCTCCTTTTGTTTGGGTAGATGGTGCTCAAACACCCTTTGATCGGATGACATTTGATGGTCGGTTAAATAATAAACAATTGCAAATCAATCAATTAGAGATACTTTCACCCGTATTTACCTTATCAGCTAAACCAGACTTTGCTAATTACCATATGGATATGCAATATTTGTATTTACCCTCAACATTAAAAACTAAAAAAGCGTTTAAAGTTAAAAAAGGAAAGGTAGTGGCTGATGTGAAAAGTGTATCATTACCTGTACTTATTTTTGGACAACTATCTGCTTTAAATGCAAAATTACAGGTAGATAATTTGGTGAAATAGTATAGGTTTTGATCGATAGGCTAAAAAATGTTTCATTTGAGTAATATTTTGGTAGTATGCTTATGTATGATTTAGCTTATCTTAAAAGTATCTGGCTATTTAATCGTATAGTCATATTAAGGTATGGTGATTGAGGAATAATGACTAAATTATTAACCTATTAATCATTCTTTTTGTAAAAACAATTTGTATCGTATCTGTAAAATGTTATATACCCCTATTATTCAATGTCCTGCAATAATGCATCGTACAGTTGATGAACGTTATCAATCTCGTTGGTTGATTGTGACAGCAGATCAGCAAGCATTCACCAAAGATAATCCTTTACTAAAAAAAATAAGGATTGATACAAAGTTTGGTTATCTTGTAATTCAGGCAGAAGGTATGCTACGCTTGGATATTCCCTTGGAAGTAGAGGAAGATGACGAGAGTGCTTTTGAGGATATAGATGTCTTTGGTGAAAAGATAAAAGCCGTGAGTGAGGGAGATTTAGCAGCACAATGGTTTAGTGTTTTTTTTAATCAACCACTTCGACTAATGAAATTATTTCCTTACGGTATATAGTTATTTTTCTATTTTTTGTAAAAGTCGAATGAAATAGTCTATTCAACAAAAAATATAACGATATATATTAGAAATTAGGTAATATAAAAAGGGCTGTAGTAGATTGACTGTTATATTAGTCTATAAAAATAAGTCATTGTAAATTAAAGAGGTTTATGCAAAAAGATAGGGTTGTAGTCAATTAGCCTTTTTAAGAGAAATAATGCTTAATAGACGGATAAAGTTGTCTCTTTTAATAATAAGCAGTCAACATAGCTTAATGAAATAGCGCTCCCCTATATTTTGAATTAAATCGAATAGGTAATATGCTGTATTAATAAAGAGGATAATGGCATAAATAAATAATATGAAATTACAATGTTGTTGATTAGCAACAAATAAATATTTATTTAAGAAAATTTTTAATCATTTAAACACCTCTTTTTAAAGATGATGCTTTTTTATTTATATATTAAAATACCCTTACATTAAGGTCTATTCTGCCAAAAAAGTAGCAGGTTTCCAACATAAATCCTTTATAGATCATCGTTTTTATCTAAAAATATTGACAGTGCTTATCCTTTCATAATACTATCACCCATTCAAGCAATTTGCTTGGGGGTATAGCTCAGTTGGTAGAGCGCTTGCATGGCATGCAAGAGGTCAGCGGTTCGATCCCGCTTACCTCCACCAAAAAGTGCTTGCTTTTTATAAGATAACTATGTTATAGTTATGGTCTTGACACAGTACAGTCCCCTTCGTCTAGAGGCCTAGGACACCACCCTTTCACGGTGGGTACAGGGGTTCGAATCCCCTAGGGGACGCCAGTTAGACTGTTTATCCTACTAACCAAGGATAGTGTTAAGCAAGGTTTATCGCTGCGGAGCGGTAGTTCAGTTGGTTAGAATACCGGCCTGTCACGCCGGGGGTCGCGGGTTCGAGCCCCGTCCGCTCCGCCACTTATTATATTGTCCAAGTCCCCTTCGTCTAGAGGCCTAGGACACCACCCTTTCACGGTGGGTACAGGGGTTCGAATCCCCTAGGGGACGCCACTCATTATAGTGGCAAGACATAATACCGTTTTGGAGCGGTAGTTCAGTTGGTTAGAATACCGGCCTGTCACGCCGGGGGTCGCGGGTTCGAGCCCCGTCCGCTCCGCCAAAAATAAGACCTCATTGCATATTGCAATGAGGTTTTTCTTTTTATCCCATAGCAAATCTAGATAGCTTGCTAATTAATCCTACGCATTACAACTTTTTCTATATTAATAGTAACTTACCGATAAAATAGATAAAAAGATGTAATACGCCAATCTTATTGGTGAAATAGTAAGGCTATACAGCAAAATAGCCTATTCCCTAAATGGGGCAATACATAAAAATACCTTTAGTAATGAATAAGCTATTTATTTTTTCGTTTATAGAAAGCGAATATCAATATAATCCCCATTAATAGTAAAAATGGGTAGTTTTTCCCATAAGCGTATGGGGTAAGTCCACTCATTCCTTGCGCTTCTACATCCAATATGCCTGCGGAGAGATACGGAAGACTTGCAAGCACAACACCTTTTTCATTAATATGGGCGGTTGCACCCGTATTGGTTGCCCGTAGTATAGGTCTTGCTGTCTCAATAGCACGCATTCTTGCCATTTGAAGATGTTGGTGAAGTGCTGCACTATCACCAAACCAAGCAAGGTTACTAATATTAAATAGAATCGTAGCACCGGGGTCGATTTGCTTATTTTCCTTTTGGTAGGGGAATAAGCTATCTAATAGTTCATCGCCAAAAATATCTTCATAACAAATATTGGCAGCAAAAACTTGATTATGAATAATAAAATTATCTTGTCGATGAGTGCCAATATCAAAATTCCCTAAAGGGATGCCTAATGCATTAACAAACCATTGAAAACCATAAGGAATATATTCCCCAAAGGGTACAAGATGCTGTTTGTCATAGTGTTGAATATGATGTCCTGCATAAATATCATTGGCTTGTGTTTGTCCGTTAAGAAGAATAACACTATTGGTTATTAAAGATTTTTCGGCTGTATCTATAAGGTATGGTGTTCCAATGAGGTAATGACTTTGTTGTGTTCTTGCTTGCTGAATAATACTTTCCCAAAATTCAATAGGTAACTGAAATTGAAAAGAGGGGATAATGGTTTCTGGGAAAATAACAATTTGAGGTGGGCTATCCTTATTGGTGGTCTCTTGTGCGGCGAGCGTAAAGTTTTTCATCATACTACTATATTTTGTAGTAGGGTGGAATTTCTCATGCTGATCAATATTGCCTTGCACTAGGCGTACAGAAAGAGGATCTTGAATGGGAACAGACCAATCAATATATTGTAGCCCCTTACCTATACTAATGATACTGAAAATAATAAGAGCAGGTATTCCCACTTTCTGGATAGAAGATTGTTTTATATAAATAAAGCATAAGGCCAGTAAGCTGGCTATCCATGCGATAAGAAAAGCAAGACCATATGTACCCCATAAAGTTGTCCAAGCACTTAAAGGGCTATCAACATGAGCATAAGCAATATTTAACCAAGGAAATCCCGTGAGTAGTGTTGCTCTTAACCATTCCCCTGTTGCCCATGTGGTAGCCAACAATAAGGTGGCATAGATAGATACTTTAGGGTTAATATATTTAAATATAAAACTAGCAAAAGCAGGATACAAACAAAGGTAGCACGATAATAAAAAAACACCACCTGCAGCTAAGGGAGGGGGCAAATTACCATAGGTATTCATGCTGATATAAAGCCAGTAAATACCTGAACAAAAAGATGCTATCGAAAAGATAAAGCTGTATTTAACAGCTTGCCATTTATGCTGACTTTTAAGGATATAAAAGAATAAAACGGCTAATGTAATCAGTTGAAGAGGGGAGGCGATATTAGTATTTGCTGAAAAAGATTGGGCGTGTAAAACGCCCATCGTTAATAAGATAATCCAATACATCATTACTCATTATATTCGGCTGGTGATGTAGGTGTTCTACGGATATGAATCCATAGCGCCCTTTTTTCATCAGCTCTTAAAACTTTAAAGGTTAAGTTTTCAAAAGTATAGGTATCGCCCCGTTTAGGAATATGGTCAAGTGTAGAGGCTAGCCAACCACCAATGGTGTCATGTTCATCTTCAGGAATATGACTTTTTAATTCTTCATTGAGGTTGCGTATCATACTAATCCCCATTACTCGCCAGCTATGAGCTGACTCTGGGAAAATAGTCTGTTCTGCCTCTTCATCATATTCATCTTCAATTTCACCTACAATTTGTTCAAGCAAGTCTTCCATAGTGACTAAGCCTGTTAGACTGCCGTATTCATCGACCACTAGAGCAATATGATTGCGTGTTGTTTTAAACTCTTGCATCAAATTATTAAGTGGTTTTGTCTCTGGTACAAAATAGGCGGGTCGAATTAAGGAACGAATATCTAAGTCAGGATTTACCACATAGCGAAGTAAATCCTTGGCAAGAAGTAAGCCAATAATATTATCTCGTTCGTCCTCATAAACAGGAAAACGAGAATGTGCTGTCTCAATAATAAAAGGTACTAACTCTTTAATGGGCTGATTGATATCAATACAATCCATTTTTGAGCGAGAAACCATAATATCGCTAGCAATTTTTTCTGAAAAAGAAATTGAACCCAAGACCATCTTATAAACGTCTTGATCAATAATGCCTCGCGTATGAGCACTGGTTAATATTTCATTAATATCTTCTCTATCTTCCGGCTCATGCTGTAAGCTGAAGAGCCCTTTCACTTTTTGTGTTAGTCGTTGAGAGAAAGATTTTTTAGCCGTTTTGATTTTGTCCGATTCGGCTACTGCGGACGGATAAGGTTCTGTTGACATCTCTGGACGTCGAGTTAATGGAAGTTTAAGCATAACCTAAAATGAAAGAATTTTGGTTAAAAAAGTAAATTTACATATAATTTATTTAAGGTTGTCGTCAAATAACCTCATTTTAAGTAAAAGGTAATGGATATAAGGTGTATTTTTTGTAGTAAAAATACATTGAATAATGAAAATGACGTAAGTATAAAGAGGCTAAAGGTAATGATACTTATTGATGGTTGAGGGGAAAGAAGATACTTTGCTGTGATAAACAATGATAGCTATTTGTAGGGTGATAGCTATTTTAATTTAAGTGCTAGCTCAACGGCATTACGAACATTGAGTTTTTTAAAAATTCTTGCCCGGTGCGCTTCAACGGTACGAATAGAACAGCCTAATAAAAGAGCAATAGCTTTATTTTGAGTGCCTTGTGATACTAACCACATAACTTCTTTTTCTCTGGGAGTGAGGACATCTAAAAAATGAGAGTGAGTTGGCATAATATACCTCTATTGATAAAAGTTATACGGTAGTAATAATTTATTTAGTGAGAGAAAACAATCATCTTATTCAATATAGTAAATAAATAGAGCAATACTTGTTGTGTTAATAATATAGTGAGAAGATGAGTTTATTTCTTGCGAGGTGGTTTATTAGGGGGAACAGGCGTAGAGGGGGTTGTTGCATTGGCGATATATCGCTGTGCTTGCTGTTGAAGTTGTTCAGAGAGCGTTCCACTGGGTTGATATGTATCGGTACTGCTTTCAGCGAGGGCAGCGATTGATGAGGTACTAGCATCATAAAACGGATGCCATATGGTATGGTCTGGTGTTTCTTTGTTGGTGTGATACAAAAGACGGTGTGTTTTTTCAACAAAAAGTCTTTCTTTGGCGGGGCTAGGAGGTGTGCGTAGGAGATGCTTAATAAATATGGATAGGGCTAATGTGCTATGAAGATTTAGTTTTTTCAAGATATGCTTTCGGTGGTATTCAACCGTTCGAGAAGAGCATTCTAATATTAGGGCAATATTACGCGTGGGAACACCTAGCACGATTAACCACATGACTTGTTTTTCTTTTATAGTGAGTTGATGGCATAACTCAAATTGATCCCATATCTCGTCTTGCATAATCTCTCCTGTTCGCTATCATTGCCTGAATTTATCAAAGGGGTAATCTGTTGTTTTATCGGTTATAGCAGACTGTTTGGGCTCAAACCAATCCGTGGAAAAAGGGGGGATTTTGTCGCGATTTTACGAAAGCGATTTTCCACACAAAAATGATAAAAAGTAATCCTATTTTTTGCTATAAAGATAAAAACACGCTATTAACAGCCCCTAATCTAACACAAAGAAAAGGCTTTCTCTATAGGCTTTTTGAGAAGTAGGCTAATAATATCCTAGTGGAGAGAGGTGGAAAAGAGGTTTGTGCCGTAGATTGTTATGGACAAAAAAGGGAATGGGTAAGTCGATGAAAGTGGTTAATATAGGACATTTTGATATCGATTTAGACCAGTAGTGGTTTTTAGGTATAGAGGATTATAAGAATAAAACAAATAGTTACAAGTAGCGTGTAATCAATCACTTATTGCTTGCATTAGGCAAAAATAAATGGGGGCATGGAATAGGGTGCTGATTGTGAAGGGAAGTAAAAAGGCATTAACGGATTATCGTATAGCCCATCAAAAGAGAGTATCAGAAAAGCGTTCAAGGGGGGTGTAAAGAAAGCCGTGTAGCGAATAAAATAATTTCGATGAATTTGTTGTATAAAAGCTACTTTATGAGTGAAATAATGAATAGATGATAAGTGAGTGGGAGCGATTGGTTAATAAAGGTACTTTTAATCAGGATAATAAACTTTTTATTAGGGTAATCATTTATTAGGGTAATCATTATCGTTATCTTATTATCTTATGCTGTGATATTAACAAAGAGGGGGGTATTACTACCATTGAGATGCTTATTGTTGAAGTACGTCTATTTAGATATGGGGTTCATTTATTCGTTTGATGGAGAGATGAGGGTGCTCTTCTATTTTTATTTTTATGGCTAAGATAAAACGAATTATATAACAGAGAAAATGAGCCTATCGCTATCCCTATATCAGAGAAAAGGAGTTTATCACGGTCTCTATATACTAGATACAACATATACTAGATACAATAGGCTATTTCTTTATTAAGATTTTCTTTCATTAAGAAAAAGGGTATATGTATCTCTATATACCCTAATACCCATAAGATAGCGTGATGCCTAAACAATATATAATCGCTATTTCTCACCGCGTATGTATATTATGTATATGATGAGGGTCTATAACGCCAATAAAAGGATAAGCTATTAAAAATACAGTGTGCCTAAAAACAACAATGATAAAAAAGAAGTTCAGTTAAAAAACAATAATGATAGAAAGGGGGGCTATAAAAAATAAGTTGTAAAAAAATTATTGATAGCTAAAAAGCAACAGGTTAAAAGAAAGTATGTGTCTTTTTAACGACATTTTATGGAATACTAAAAAGAGATGATAAATCAAGGTATTACAGCATTACTTTGAGGTGTTAAACGGAAGGAAAATCTACCTGATAGCAAGGTTTTCGATCGAAACCACTTGCTAAAGCGGGTAGAA encodes:
- a CDS encoding type II CAAX prenyl endopeptidase Rce1 family protein, with the translated sequence MTFKEDLKSFLHYIRHPHLNYRLPYRIGDGWWNDIIKIHTPFRLLLKWVFFLLTVNIFIFGPIALVVATQIGASNRLNINIPYLFLLAAIWAPIVEEFLFRFGLRKPKMALYIVPLLTSVILMGRGVLSIGIVVVLLSLLLILDLSRQTGNKQALPFKWRRWYRHYFPWFFHGSVLLFAMMHLGNYDFKQGISFLLLPLLILPQWLSGLVLAWMRVRDSFACAVVMHSLFNGIPVLFAWLIKTFLPLEQVSLIFF
- the ychF gene encoding redox-regulated ATPase YchF, which produces MALQCGIVGLPNVGKSTLFNALTKAGIAAENYPFCTIEPNVGIVEVPDDRLKKLAEIVKPERILPATVEFVDIAGLVAGASKGEGLGNQFLANIRETDAVVHVVRCFEDANVVHVAGKIDPINDIEVINTELALADLASAEKALLKSQKVARAGDKEAQKLVAVLEKIVPVLNEAKAIRSIGLDPEELALLKPYGFITAKPAMYVANVKEDGFQDNPHLTAVQQYAAAENAPVVAVCAAIEAEIADLEDEDKEMFLADMGMDEPGLNRVIRAGFKLLGLQTYFTAGVKEVRAWTIHIGDTAPKAAGVIHSDFERGFIRAQTIAYEDFIQYKGEQGAKEAGKMRAEGKEYIVKDGDVLNFLFNV
- a CDS encoding AsmA family protein, with protein sequence MKKWFKRIVIGCVVCLIAAFIGIAIFILNFDPSAYKDKLAKMVKEQYNRELVVNGKIELSLFPRIGLTVNDIALSEPNSPIIFTEVKTARMAVALWPLISNRFLVDHLDVNGFTTTISRDEQGNFNFEDLIRYSLFQQQEIASSKNTSLEERVANTDFKIDIAGLTLNDGQIIYKDGKFNSQTQLNNMTIRTGRITAGQAFDLSLTADVVGDKPQLKSQLEINGLMSLDPIAKRYAFNRLEANFKGQWDQLNLNQATVKGNVVIDVLADALTGTDIDVSVRGQGTDTSNIKQFTTNLVAPTLEYNIPRLSLVLNGFKLNSTLERKDSQGLSLELSAPTLNISPSQAGGDPLRGELTLSSNVQRANLAFSLEKITGTASELNVDNINLSGIYYIAPERSLAINLQSPGTISLLEQLIALPSIEGELSLREQAKGEQTIPLRGNVQTYVRDQKSQFFLTAQLPPGNVDVKGSIHNLFHPKVFFDVSGEKLDLKAFLEDIRLPLSGLASSSSDRQQIERAQTISDNRTEVVVPESVISASRPTLTFKQELLSRLSGVGTFNFKQVFYDDMTLEHLGATLNFNHHDIEVKSVRAKLFNGDLYANGEYALGKQTLKGDIKLSNLQLDTVFRDMNVSPIMNGTADANILFSSFGETEQVLREHLQAEIKLTATKGHFNGIDVDAILNHPDDYIDPWELSAPFVWVDGAQTPFDRMTFDGRLNNKQLQINQLEILSPVFTLSAKPDFANYHMDMQYLYLPSTLKTKKAFKVKKGKVVADVKSVSLPVLIFGQLSALNAKLQVDNLVK
- a CDS encoding MOSC N-terminal beta barrel domain-containing protein, which encodes MLYTPIIQCPAIMHRTVDERYQSRWLIVTADQQAFTKDNPLLKKIRIDTKFGYLVIQAEGMLRLDIPLEVEEDDESAFEDIDVFGEKIKAVSEGDLAAQWFSVFFNQPLRLMKLFPYGI
- the lnt gene encoding apolipoprotein N-acyltransferase, which gives rise to MMYWIILLTMGVLHAQSFSANTNIASPLQLITLAVLFFYILKSQHKWQAVKYSFIFSIASFCSGIYWLYISMNTYGNLPPPLAAGGVFLLSCYLCLYPAFASFIFKYINPKVSIYATLLLATTWATGEWLRATLLTGFPWLNIAYAHVDSPLSAWTTLWGTYGLAFLIAWIASLLALCFIYIKQSSIQKVGIPALIIFSIISIGKGLQYIDWSVPIQDPLSVRLVQGNIDQHEKFHPTTKYSSMMKNFTLAAQETTNKDSPPQIVIFPETIIPSFQFQLPIEFWESIIQQARTQQSHYLIGTPYLIDTAEKSLITNSVILLNGQTQANDIYAGHHIQHYDKQHLVPFGEYIPYGFQWFVNALGIPLGNFDIGTHRQDNFIIHNQVFAANICYEDIFGDELLDSLFPYQKENKQIDPGATILFNISNLAWFGDSAALHQHLQMARMRAIETARPILRATNTGATAHINEKGVVLASLPYLSAGILDVEAQGMSGLTPYAYGKNYPFLLLMGIILIFAFYKRKNK
- a CDS encoding HlyC/CorC family transporter, translating into MSTEPYPSAVAESDKIKTAKKSFSQRLTQKVKGLFSLQHEPEDREDINEILTSAHTRGIIDQDVYKMVLGSISFSEKIASDIMVSRSKMDCIDINQPIKELVPFIIETAHSRFPVYEDERDNIIGLLLAKDLLRYVVNPDLDIRSLIRPAYFVPETKPLNNLMQEFKTTRNHIALVVDEYGSLTGLVTMEDLLEQIVGEIEDEYDEEAEQTIFPESAHSWRVMGISMIRNLNEELKSHIPEDEHDTIGGWLASTLDHIPKRGDTYTFENLTFKVLRADEKRALWIHIRRTPTSPAEYNE
- a CDS encoding LuxR C-terminal-related transcriptional regulator; this encodes MPTHSHFLDVLTPREKEVMWLVSQGTQNKAIALLLGCSIRTVEAHRARIFKKLNVRNAVELALKLK
- a CDS encoding LuxR C-terminal-related transcriptional regulator gives rise to the protein MQDEIWDQFELCHQLTIKEKQVMWLIVLGVPTRNIALILECSSRTVEYHRKHILKKLNLHSTLALSIFIKHLLRTPPSPAKERLFVEKTHRLLYHTNKETPDHTIWHPFYDASTSSIAALAESSTDTYQPSGTLSEQLQQQAQRYIANATTPSTPVPPNKPPRKK